A single genomic interval of Xylanivirga thermophila harbors:
- a CDS encoding phosphoenolpyruvate carboxykinase (GTP), which translates to MYTNKAVQEWVEEMAKLTKPDDIVWIDGSEEEKKRLEEEAVSTGELTELNQKELPGCLLHRTAVNDVARVEHRTFICTKDKEDAGPTNNWMDPKEAYGKLGKLFDGSMKGRTMYVIPYLMGPVGSPFSKVGIELTDSIYVVLNMRIMTRMGKVAMDTLGNSNDFVKGLHSKAQLDEENRYICHFPEDNTIWSVNSGYGGNVLLGKKCFALRIASYMGKQEGWMAEHMLILGVEDPNGNVSYIAGAFPSACGKTNLAMLIPPAYAKGYKVWTVGDDIAWMRIGEDGRLWAVNPEAGFFGVAPGTSMKSNPNAMLTTRKNTIFTNVVQTPDNTVWWEGIGVDPPQEGIDWKGNPWTPESGEKGAHPNSRFTAPANQCPSISPEWENPEGVPISAILFGGRRARVAPLVYQSFDWEHGVFVGATMGSETTAAATGKLGVVRRDPMAMLPFCGYNMGDYFGHWLEMGKKLTHPPLIFNVNWFRTDDNDNFLWPGFGENFRVLKWILARCNGEVDALESPIGYLPKVEDIELEGIEDKVSIDRLSQLLELDEDAWKDEIKSQEEFFEKFDRLPKEIKGQLENLKDRFGF; encoded by the coding sequence ATGTACACAAACAAAGCAGTACAAGAATGGGTTGAAGAAATGGCTAAACTAACTAAACCTGATGATATTGTATGGATTGATGGATCAGAAGAAGAAAAAAAACGGCTCGAAGAGGAAGCTGTAAGCACTGGCGAGCTTACAGAACTCAATCAAAAGGAACTTCCTGGATGTCTCCTCCATAGAACAGCAGTAAATGATGTTGCCCGTGTTGAGCACAGAACCTTTATATGTACAAAGGATAAAGAGGATGCAGGTCCTACAAATAATTGGATGGATCCAAAAGAAGCTTACGGAAAACTTGGAAAACTTTTTGATGGATCAATGAAAGGACGTACCATGTATGTAATTCCCTATCTCATGGGACCAGTTGGATCGCCCTTCAGCAAAGTAGGTATAGAACTCACTGATAGCATCTATGTTGTACTCAATATGAGAATAATGACCCGTATGGGCAAAGTAGCTATGGATACACTAGGAAATTCAAATGATTTTGTAAAAGGTCTGCATAGTAAGGCACAGCTTGATGAAGAAAACAGATACATCTGCCATTTTCCCGAAGATAATACCATATGGAGCGTAAATTCTGGATATGGTGGCAATGTCCTTCTAGGTAAAAAATGCTTTGCCCTTCGTATAGCAAGTTATATGGGGAAACAAGAAGGTTGGATGGCAGAGCATATGTTGATACTTGGGGTTGAAGATCCTAATGGTAATGTATCATATATAGCAGGTGCTTTCCCCAGTGCATGTGGTAAAACTAACTTAGCAATGCTTATTCCACCAGCGTATGCAAAAGGCTATAAGGTATGGACAGTGGGAGATGATATTGCATGGATGAGAATAGGTGAAGACGGAAGGCTTTGGGCAGTAAATCCAGAAGCAGGTTTTTTTGGAGTTGCACCTGGCACAAGTATGAAAAGTAATCCCAATGCAATGCTTACTACTAGAAAAAACACTATATTCACCAATGTTGTCCAAACCCCTGATAATACAGTATGGTGGGAAGGTATTGGAGTTGATCCACCTCAAGAAGGCATAGATTGGAAAGGGAATCCATGGACCCCCGAAAGTGGAGAAAAAGGTGCTCATCCAAACTCTAGATTTACTGCACCTGCAAACCAGTGTCCATCCATTTCCCCTGAATGGGAAAATCCTGAAGGGGTACCTATATCAGCAATACTATTTGGCGGGAGGCGTGCAAGAGTAGCTCCTTTAGTTTACCAATCCTTTGATTGGGAACATGGTGTATTTGTCGGTGCTACTATGGGCTCTGAAACAACAGCTGCGGCTACAGGAAAACTAGGTGTAGTAAGACGTGATCCAATGGCAATGCTGCCATTCTGTGGATATAATATGGGAGACTACTTTGGGCATTGGTTAGAAATGGGTAAAAAGCTTACCCATCCCCCTCTTATATTCAACGTAAACTGGTTCCGTACAGATGACAACGATAATTTCCTATGGCCTGGATTCGGCGAAAATTTCCGTGTACTTAAATGGATACTAGCCAGATGTAACGGTGAAGTTGATGCACTCGAATCGCCAATAGGCTATCTGCCAAAAGTAGAAGATATTGAGCTTGAAGGCATTGAGGATAAGGTATCTATAGATAGATTATCTCAATTGTTAGAATTAGATGAAGATGCATGGAAGGATGAAATAAAAAGTCAGGAAGAATTTTTTGAAAAATTTGATAGGCTTCCAAAAGAAATTAAGGGTCAATTAGAGAATTTAAAGGATAGGTTCGGATTTTAA